tttatttttaactaatctccacacccaacatggggctcaaactcatagcTGCAAGATTAAGAGTCTCGCcttctactaactgagccagccaggtgccccaaggctttCTGTTTCTAATCTAAGTGCTGTTGCAGTGAGTTGGGATCTGATACCCTCAGTTTGGTATAACAAATCTGATGATCCTCTGCCACCCTGTGCACTTGGTCTTCCTAACTCCCCTGCCTTTCCTATTTCTGCAGGTCACTCCACTGATCAGAGACATGACACAGCCCAACCATTCCCTTCACATCCCGTTATCTACATCCTTCACATCTATTGTTCCATACAATATGGGATGGACAGTCTTACCTAAGGCAACTGCCACAAACATTGAAAAGGCATTGGGAGATGGGAAGTTGCTAGAGGTGGTCTCTATGATTAGGGAGACCCTAGAGACAGTATCCAGTGCCCCAGTAAGCATTGCAGTGACTGGGGATTCTGGCAATGGCATGTCCTCCTTCATCAATGCACTGCGGGAAATTGGGCATGATGAGAAGGACTCAGCTCCCACTGGGGTGGTAAGGACCACCCAGGTTCCCACTTGCTACTCTTCCTCCCATTTTCCCTACATGGAACTATGGGATCTACCTGGAACAGGGACAGGCACCCAAAGCTTGGAGAACTATCTGGAGAAGATACATTTTAGCCAGTATGACCTTTTCATCATCATTGCATCTGAACAGTTCAGCATGAATCTTGTGAAGCTTGTCAAAGCCATCCAAAGACAGGGGAAAAGGTTCTACATTGTCTGGACCAAGCTGGACAGGGACCTCAGCACACGTGTCCTTCCAGAGGAACAAGTCCTGCAGAATATATGGGAGAATATCCAGGAAACTCTCCAGAAAGTAGGAGTGTGTGAACCCATCATATTCCTGGTCTCCAGCTTTGAGCCCTTATTGCATGACTTCCCAGAGCTTAGGGACGCCTTGAACAGGGACATTTCTGATATCAGATACTGTGGTCCCCTAGAGAACCTGTCTGACACCTGTGAAAAGATCATTAATGACAAAGTGACTTCTTTTCAGGAGCAAATAGGCTCAAAGACTTTCCAGGACATCCTGGGCATCCAGGATGAAGATGATCTGGGGCAGTGTCTGATAGCCTACCACTTGTTCTTTGGTGTGGATGATAAGTCTCTCCAGCAGATGGCCCAGAGTATGGGGAAACCCATGGAGGAGTACAGGGCCATTATGAAGTCTCAGGATGTGCACACTGTCCTCACCGGGGACTGGGCATTATCTTGCATGAATTGTAAAACAGCATCTTACTTATATTCGATTCTGAGCTATATCCCGTTCTTAGGTGATACTGTTATCAACTACCTGAGAGTGTGGAAACACAGACACTTCCTTGAAATAGTTGCCAAGGACACCAGAAGCATTGTGAAGAAAATCCTGACAGACTCCATCATCTGAAGAATTGACATCATCAGACTCCTTCTGGAGGGAAGTCAGGACATCTGGGGTCCTCTCACACTGTATCCTTTCTGAATTCTCAGTCAAGCTCATTATTTCCACTTTCATTGGTTCCAAGTTCCTCAAGGCAAATGAACTGACTTGTTCATTTTGAACCCATGCCAGGAAATGCTAAAATATGTTCTACTTCTTGTCACTTATTAAACAAGCTGGATTCAAAGGTGAAAGAATTTACTCTGTGACAGTTTCATTCTGACATTCCCTTATCACTTAACATTAACACCCTTTCTCCAAGCCCTCTTGGTTTCCCATGTCCCTTCAGTTCTCACTTCTCAGTCCATGGACTCACAAAGACATGCCCAGATGCAGAGGGGAGAACAtcctttgggatttttcttttggggaaataTGATggagaatgtgtgttctgctatTCTTTGAAAAGTATCCAAGGCTGAGAGCCAAGATCAGTCTGGTATCCTGCAAAAGCTCTGTCCTAATACTTTTCCTCAGCAATTGCACAAAACACATATACAGAAAAGGATACAGGAAATGGACACAATGGCCACAGTTACTGGGATTGGAAAACTGTTGAATGCATAAGCAAAACTGACTATTGTAAGTAGTAACACTGCCTCCCACACACACCTTCCAAGAATTCATGCCCTTCACATGCACATGCCCATGGTGGGCCTGTAATAAGAAGTAGTACCTGTTAGATAAtatgtcttatgaataaatatttgtcaacttAAAGTTACCTGCTATGTTGTATTCTTTGCCAAATTATTTCCTATGTTGGTCAAAGGAAACTAAATTTGGTCATCAGCATTGAGGAAAATAACCCATTTCTAATGATCTTACTATTTATACAATTATCCCAGCCTATAGAGACACTAAGGAAATTCCCCTATTGGAAATCACTTCAGACCTTAGTTCTAGGTTTTCCCcatactgtgtatatatatattttttaactgtttttttttataaccgACTTTTTACAATGACATTTGAAACCTCACTCTCCACACCAAAAGTAACATAATCTGGTTCTCACTTTGGAATCATTGATTCTTCACAAGAGCAAATCTCCCTTCCTGCATCATTCACCATCAACCCCTTGACCTTACTTTATTTACCTAGAAGGATTACACACAGAAAGGAATCTAATCAGAATTTGGTGGACATGTTGGAACTACACCACTGTGTAAAATTTTGGTCATTAAATCTTTGGAACTGAAAGCAGAAGATGATTAAAGAAATCttggacaaaagaaagaaaggaatgaagaagtgGCACAGTGTGATTTTATCATACGAAAATGATAATCTGCTATTCCCTTTTTCTAGATGACTGTCCTTAGTAACGATGACATTACTGCTAAAAATCATTTCTCGTTGAAGGTATCCTGTGAAAACCTCTAATCCCTATTCTCACTTCGACTAGTTGCTTTCCCAGCCTGAAGCACAAGCCTCACTCACATCTGTCCATTACTTCGGTGGTGCTGGTGCTTCTTGGATTCCCTGTTCCCTGGTCATTTACACTGAGTCCATTctcaaacaaaaagagaaaaaaaagggttCTCTGAGAGGTGAACCTTCTGAGTCTTTGTGCTTTGAATTAATGCCTTCATTTTGTGATCACTTATAATAAACAGTTTAACTGACTATGGATTCTGGAAACAGCATTATTTTCTCTTAGAACTCTGAAGATCTCCTTCCTTCCAGCATGCCATGTTGCCAGTAAAAAGCCCAACGCCAATTTCATTCTCATTCCTTGGATGGTCACCTGAGTAGGAAAATTATAGGAACTACTCATCCCTGGGGTTCAGAAGTGTCACCAGGAGCTGGTGACCTGGAGCACTTCTACTCACCAGTCAGCATTCAGAAGGCTCCTTAAATGACAGCTGTTtgaaaaagacatggaggaatctGAAATGCATATTACCAAGTGAGAGAAACCAATCTGGATGGAAAGGCTAAATACTGCACGAGTCCAAATGCATAACattcagaaaaaggcaaaactgtagagaTGAGAAAAAGATCAGTGGGATCCAAAGGgttcagaggagggagggataAATTGGTGGAGCACAGAGGCTATTTAGAGCCATGAAATTACACTGTGTGATATGATACTGGTGGATCAATGGTGGATAAACTATActtttgtcaaaacccatagaatacaCAACACCAGGGATGAATCCAGTGTAAACTGCGGatgtggagggagagagatggatcAATTTGGGTTCATGAATTGTACGATGTGTGAGTTGTTGACAGTGGGGAAGCTGTACTTGTCTGAGGGCAGGGAATACATGGGAACCCTCTAtactttctgcttaatttttctgtgatactgaaacttctctaaaaaatagtTTATCGAAGAAGAAAATGTCTGCTGACATCATTCCTTGGCTTTGGCAATTGTCCTTTGTTATACTTTCTTAGCGTAATAATGTTCACAGCTAGCTACAATAGGATACGTATGATattacacacatgcatacacacagaaTAAAGCAAGATGTTAATATAGATACCTGTGAAATCAACTCCCAGATTAGGAACTGGAATGTTACTTATATCACTGGATATTCCCACAAGCTTCACCCCATATCCTGTCTCTCTACATCTCTTCTCAGATGTACACACAGATCCTTTGAATTTTGtgtttaaagttttctttttgctttctttagttATTATCATAGGTGTGTGTTTCCTCAGACATTATATCATTGAGTTTTGCTTCCTTGGgtgctttagaaaaatgaaatgattttctgTGCCATCTTCTGTTAGCTGCTTTACATTTACATTCATATCTATCACGTGTGTTTTCCATTTTGCAAAGATAGCATATACAATCTATCTATTCCCTGCCAATGGAATTTGGGATTGGGGTTCTTCAcagttgtttctttctcttcaacaCAGTTCTGCTAAAAACATGTTACACATGTTTCTGGTACACCTGTGTAGAACCTTCTCTAGAAGTgtgtggaatttctgggtcatagcaTATGGATTCTTACACATTGCGTGATAGAAAGACAAGGCACTGCTTACCAAACAGCCTGGAATCTCCCATCATTCagacattttctgtatttctattaCTTCTCAATTGGTCAGTTGAGAAGGATCTGCCTACCCTTATATCTCAAATGTAGGGTCCACTTGTGACTTGGTGCCTGTGACCACCCATTTCTCTCTGGAGGAGGCTACATGGTATCAGACCACATCTGCATCTGTAGCAGCTTCCTGAGTCATGTCCTTTAAGCTCTGGAGGAGCTGCTGGCTATTCTTCTGGGTCTTCCTCTGAACAGACTTTGCCACAGGTGCTGGGATTGTCTGACACACCCACCCGTTCTCTAGTCCAGCTCTAACATCGCACAAGGAGTACTgctacaaaatataatattttagacATAGGTTTCATGCTGGACTAAATAAAGTCTAACCCACAAGTTTGTGTTTTAGGGCCCTAGCCCccattataattgtatttatagGACATTCTTGAAGGGGATAATGAGCATtagctgaggtcagagaggtgggACCCTGATCCAAATAGGGCTGATGTCcttagaagaaggagaaaagacacCAGGATTGCACATACACAGAGAAAGtccatatgaggacacagcagaATGTGGCCAtctctgcaagccaaggagagaggcttcaggAGAAGCAAAACCTACTGGCGCCTTGATCtaagacttccagcctccagaagagtgagaaaataagtttctgttgtttaagccccccaGGCCATGgtattttgctatagcagccctAGAAAACAAACCTCTTGAAAGTAGGAGCAGTTTCCTGGATACAGACTGATTCtcagtaggttttctttttttttaagatttttttaatttatatattcatgatagatagagagagagggagggagagagagagggagagagagagagaaagagagagagagagagaggcagagacacaggcattgggagaagcaggctccatgccaggagcctgacgccggactcgatcctgggactccaggaccacgccctggcccaaaggcaggtgctaaagctctgagccacccagggatcccctattctcaGTAGGTTTTTATTCCAATTCAGTACCTCAGCTTCTCTCCGTTTGAttggcagtgttttttttttaaagattttatttatttatttatgagagacacacactaacacacagagagaggcagagacacaggcagagggagaagcaggcctcccgcAAGGCgatggacatgggactcgatcccggatctccaggattacgccctgggatgaaggtggagctaaaccgctgagccacccgggctgcccctgattgGCAGTGTTTGAGGAGGACTCCAAAGAGCCAGATCCCCATTCCTTTGTCACTGAAACTTTGAaaactctccttttcttcctgccaGCACCATGGCCCGTCCTGGGGAGCTGCTACCTGGATGCATGGGCCCAAGAGGCTCCTGGCCGGCCTCCATCCAATCTCTCACAGAGGCTCTACCATCATCCCTTCATCATCACCACACAACACTGGTTGGAGTCCAGTGTGTGACAGAGCCAGAGTGGCCCACTGAGACCCTGAGTGTGCTCTGAGTCCTGAGGCCCAAGGCTGGGTTCATGTCCCAGGCCTTCCCCTGGGAGCACAGTGAGTGCGGATTTCCCTGACTTGATGTTTCATGGACTGTAGAAGATACTTTCTGCCTTTTGCCTTCTTCCAACTTGAGAAGATCAAAAAGGTGACAACCCAAAAGACGTGCTATCACTTCACATTGAGTGCCATTTTCAAATTTAAACATTCAGTGAATAGTCCCATGAAGTCAGTGATAAGAAAATGACTATGCTATCTGAGAAGGAATTTAAATGACTCAAGAAGCCCACAAAATCAAATGTTGACATTATGCTTCTAGTATCATCAATCGGAGACTAAGAAATTCAGGCTGTCTGGTTGCAAGATGGGTGGAACTTCCTTTGCCACCACTATATTTGCATTCATTTCATAATCCAGCATGTGACTGTGACCCTCAGCATCTCCTTATTAGGGAAGATGGTGCCAATGGACGTGTTTCATGCCCTCGTTATTCTCAGAGGCCAGTGGGAAGAAGCAGACAGTAGAAATGTAGGCAAAAAATTTAGAATGAGGTTACCCAAAGTAAGCTCTGCTGTGCAGGGAAGGAACGTGTCTCTCAAGTAAAGGCTGTCCCAGTACTAATAGAAGGTACGCtgtagggaatatggtcaatgagACTGTAGGAGTGGTGTATGGTGACAGctagtagctacacttgtggtgagcaaaACAGAATATACAGAATTGTGGATTCAttttgttgtacacctgaaactattgcAACATTGTATTTCAACAATACTTcaatgaaagaattaaagagtATCCCGGGAGTTCTAATTAAAGAGATTCCTAGTTAATGAGGGATAGCCTGACTGTGGAGGAGATATGGGAGTTCAGATGTTCAATGCCTCTCCTTCCATTTCCTCCCAGTGATCAATCCGCCAATTAATGCAGAATCTAGAGGCCTCCTGGATACCCCAAGAGCAGCTGCCTCTTACTCTCTTTCCTCTAGCACCAGACTCTGGCTCAGTTCCTCCACTGACCAGGACAGTTACATTACCCTGGACCTCATTCCTCAGGCATAAAATAAACAATTAGAGGATTGTGGTATTTGACACTCCGACTCCTCCTGCATCagtgatgtttgtttgtttgtttgtttgtttgtttgtttgtttgttttctgtgactTCTGGAAGCACAAGAGGACAGTTTCCCTGCTCACCTAGGTATAGACTTGCACACCTGCTGACAGCAGGCTGGACTCAGTCAAGGGCTTCAGCTGCCCTTAGGGACGTGACCCTTTACAGTTGTTCTATACACATCCCCAAGGACTGACATGAGATGTCCTCTCAAGTCTGTGAGGCCAGAGGCCTGCTTCAGGCAGAGCAGCCTCCTTCCTGAGGTCAGCTCTAAGGGGGCATGGAGTGATGACAACTGCCCCCTTTCCATTCCAAGCAGAACCAAGACCCACAGTTCCTTCCCTCATTCCTCAGATAGCTTCAGAAATGCTTGTATGCCTGAATAGACCTACTGCTAGTACTAGCTAGTTTCACTCTTGCAAAAGGGTTCACCTCAGCCTGAACTCCAGTCACCGGCACTGGTGCTTTTGTCAGTATTATTTCTATCGCCAGAGCTttgtctgctcaggctgccataacaaagtccCACAGtctgggtggcttcaacaacagaagaTTTTCTCAGCTCTGGGGCTAGGATCAAGGTGTCTTCAGGGTGgtttctgaggcctctctcctgggtTTACAGagagccaccttctccctctgttcacaTGGCCTTTCCCCTGTGTGCCTGCTTGTCTGTGTCCCACTTTCCCCTGCTTATAAggagtcatattggattagggcccatcctaaaaGTCTCATTTTAAGCTCATTGCCTCTTTGAAGACTTGTCTccatatatatttactttgtaaGTATTGGGGATTAGGATTTATGAAAGGAATTagggcaggagcagggacacaattcagctcaGAATAGCCTTCAGGTAACTCCAGTTGCCTGGGACACAGAGGAACAAATGGGGCTGCCTCCTTGTCACCTTAGGGTTTTGCTTTCTTAGGTCAACTGAATGCTTTGACACTCATTCACCTGCTTCCCAGCTTCCCtcattgtctttttgttgtcttctcCCCTGgagtatctgtgtgtgtgtgtgtgtgtgtgtgtgtgtgtgtgtgtgtgtatcactatTTATTTGGAATAGCTTTGTATGCACATGTAGGAAAGGCCAGACAAGGATCACAGTCTTTAATTAAAGCCCCTAACAGTGATGGCAGTAACACAGACTGTAAGGCTGTTGCAACTCAGAGATATCAGAGGCAAATGAGGGAGTAGGCAAAAAACTTCTCATTAGTGTTAAAGAGATAAGAAATTACATCCCTACCCTGAAatcattgcctggcacatagtatccTCTCAGTAAATAGCAGCTGGTTGACAATTGTGTCCACAAAACTTAGAGGCTATACATAGCAATCATTCAGAGAACAACAAAAATCTCTTGGAAACATAAATGTGAGAATTGGTAGGGGGATGTACAAGGCTTCAAAAGTCAGGGAAtcttacagaaggaaaaataaatttttaaatttgagccTAGTAAGATGGCAGAAATaaggaggaccctaggctcatcTATTCCCAGGAACAGAAATAGAATACTATCGAAACTTCTTAAATACTCTGGAAATCTATCTAAATACCAACAGAACAAATTTCACAGCTAACGTAGAAAGGAGACTACCTTAAATTGCAAGAAGGAGATTTTGCAGACTGCTGACCTGTAGGATTCATCCAAAGTATAACTGCAGAGTCATTCTTTGGAGCACCAGGCATTACATGACCcattcttcataaagccattactt
This portion of the Canis lupus dingo isolate Sandy chromosome 11, ASM325472v2, whole genome shotgun sequence genome encodes:
- the LOC112659691 gene encoding immunity-related GTPase family M protein-like yields the protein MTQPNHSLHIPLSTSFTSIVPYNMGWTVLPKATATNIEKALGDGKLLEVVSMIRETLETVSSAPVSIAVTGDSGNGMSSFINALREIGHDEKDSAPTGVVRTTQVPTCYSSSHFPYMELWDLPGTGTGTQSLENYLEKIHFSQYDLFIIIASEQFSMNLVKLVKAIQRQGKRFYIVWTKLDRDLSTRVLPEEQVLQNIWENIQETLQKVGVCEPIIFLVSSFEPLLHDFPELRDALNRDISDIRYCGPLENLSDTCEKIINDKVTSFQEQIGSKTFQDILGIQDEDDLGQCLIAYHLFFGVDDKSLQQMAQSMGKPMEEYRAIMKSQDVHTVLTGDWALSCMNCKTASYLYSILSYIPFLGDTVINYLRVWKHRHFLEIVAKDTRSIVKKILTDSII